In Rhodothermales bacterium, the genomic window GTAGCCCTGCGCCGCCGCCCGTTCCGCCTCGCTGTAGAGCGCGAAGTCCTGAGACGCTTGAGCGAGGACGTAGGCGTTCCGGATGGCGCTGTAGCGAGCCGCCCACGGGCGCGCGATGTAGAACGTGTTGTTGTCGAGTTGGAAGTCCTCCTTGCCGAGAAGCTCCGTCACGAAGCGGGGATCGGAGTTGCTGAAGCGGTAGTACTCGCGGCCGACCACGCCGACGTTGATGAGGTAGAGGCTGAGGTCGGTGCGGGTGCCGGCCTCGATGCCGACGGCGAGGTTGGCGAGCTTGTCGCGCGTGGGGTTCTCAAGGATGTCGCTAAGCGACGGGCCATTGGGGTCCTGAACGTCGTCGATGTCGAGGGCATCACAGCCCGCGAGGGCGAGGCCCAAGACGAAGACGGCCAGGAGGAGAGGAGCGTGTGTTCGGTTCATCACAGAGGAGGCTAGAGTTCGGGGTCGCGCGGCGGCCGGACCGCCCAGCCGCCGCGCACGGAGAGCGACAGGGCCTAGAGGCCGACGCTCACGTGGAAGAGGTACTGCCGCGCGCTTGGGTACGGCGTCACGTCAACGCCCGACGCGACGGGCTGTGAGCCGAAGTTGCTCACCTCAGGATCGTAGCCCGAGTAGCCCGTGATCGTGAAGAGGTTGCGCGCCGAGGCGCCGATGCGGAACGTCCGCAGGCCGAACGCGCCGGTGTACCGATCGAGCAGGCTCTTCGGGAGGTTGTAGTACAAGCCGAGCTCGCGGAGGCGGAAGTACGAGGCGTCCTCGACGAAGCGCTCGGCGCCGGGCGTGCTCGTCCGCTCCTCGAACGAGGACTCGCCGAAGTCCGGGCTCGTCCCCGTGAGGTCGTAGAGGAAGTACGTGAGGTTGATCACGTCGCCGCCCTTCTTCCAGTGGGCGAACACGTTGAGCGTGAGGTTGTCGAAGATCGTGAAGTCGTTCGAGAAGCTCATCTGGAAATCCGGGGCCACGTCGCCGAGTTGGAACTCGCCGTCGGTCCGGCCGTCGCCATCGCGGTCCGCGGTGCCGACGATCTGCGTGGGGCTCTCGCCCTCCTCGATGCGGACGACGCCGAGCGACGAGGCGAACCCGCCGCCGGCAGCGTTGAACGGCTCCACGTTCAGCTCCGTCACTTCAGAGCTGTTCGTCCAGAAGCTCGTCCGCGAGACCCACCGCACGGCGTCCACGTCGACGGGGAGCACGGTCAACCCGACTTCGAGGCCCTGGTTGACAAGCTCACCGCCATTAAAGAACTCGACGCCGAAGCCCGTCGACGGCGGGAGCGCGCGCGTGAGCAGGAGGTCGCTGACGTTCTTGCGGTAGATCGTGAACTCGAGGTTCGCGCGCCCGTCGAGCGCGCTGATGTCGAGGCCGCCCTCGATCTCGTTCGTCCGCTCGGGCAGGATGTCCGCTGCCCCAAGCGTGGCCCCGACGAGTGAGCCGACGGTGCCACCGATGTTGACGGCGTTGAACGAGGTGAACTTCGCCCCGAACGGCGCGATGTTGCCCGTCTGCCCGAACGCCACCCGGAACTTGAACTGGTCGATCTGATCGTAGCTCCAGAAGGGGAACTCGGCCACGTTCACCGCGAGCGACGCCTTCGGGTAGAAGTAGAACTTCTCGACGTCGCCGTTGAGGTTCGAACGGTCGGCGCGGAGACCGAGCGTGGCAACGACACGGTCAGCGTAGTTCGCTTCGGTTTGCCCAAAGAACGCCTGGTTCTCCTCGATAATGCGGAGCTGCCGTGTGGCCGTGAGCGAGGCGGCTTGGTTTACGTTCTGCTGCCCCGGCACGAGGCCGCGCGCGAGGAGGGAGATGCTGTTGCTGTTGTTGTTCGTCCCCGTGATCCCGGCCTGCGTCGTGAAAAAGAGCCGGTTGGCGGGCAGGTTGAACGAGTGGACGAGCGCGCCGCGATAGTTCGTGTTGAGGCTGCTCGTCTCGCCGAGAATCGAGGTACCGATGCTGTTGCCGCCACGGGCCTGCTCGAACTGAAGCTCGCGTGGGGCGAGCACCTCGCTCTCAAGCCCGTAGTAGTCGACGCCTGCCTCGACGACGGCCTGGAGCGCCTGCCGCTCGTCGCGGAGGACGTCGTAGGTAAAGCGGCCCGAAGAGAGCACGCGGTTGACGGTCTCCTCGTTCGTGAGGAGGGCGATCGTCTGAAGCGGATTCGACGAAGCCACGAGGTCGTTGACGGGGAACACCCCGTTCGCGTCCTCGCGGATATCCACGAAGCTCGGCGTCGAGAGGAGCGCGATGCCGAGCGAGGTGCCGGAGTTGTCGTTGCCCGTGATGCCGCGCGCCGTGACGGAGCGGACGTAGTTCGAGGTGACGTCTACCGACGCCCGGTTGGAGAAGCGGTGCGAGAGGTTCGCCCGCACGGACTGCTTGTCGTAGCCCGTCCGCTCGACAATCGCCCCGTCGTTCTTCACCTGGCCCGAGACGAAGAACTGCGTCCGCTCGTTGCCGCCGGAGATCGAGAGATCCGTCGTCGAGAGCACGCCGGTGTTGCCGAAGATCTCGTCCTCGTAATCGATGAACCCGCCGGGGGCGGTATACGAATCGCGGACGTTCTGGACGGCGGCTTCGTAGTCGGCGATGTCTTCCGGCGTCGTTTCGGGGTCGCTCGGGTCCGGCGGCGAGCCGGCAAACGTGGAGATGGCCTCGTCGATGGTGAAACGCCGGACGCCGAGGCGGTTGGCGATCGTCGTCGCGCCGATGGACTGGGAGAAGCGGACGTTCGTACCCGCGCCCGCGCGGCCTTTCTTCGTGCTGATGACGACGACGCCGTTCGAAGCGCGCGACCCATAGATCGCCGCCGCACTCGCGCCTTTGAGCACCTCGACGGACTCGATGTCCTCGGGGTTGATGTCGGCGATGCGGTTGACGGCGTTGTCTTGGCTGCTCGGGGCCTCGCCGCGCGAGGCCGCCGTGAGCGCGTTGATCCCGTTCGGAACCGCGTCATTGTTCACAATCACCCCGTCGACGACGTAGAGCGGCTCCGCACGCCCGGTGATCGTGGAGACGCCGCGGAGGCGGACGGAGAAGCCGCCACCGGGCGCGCCCGAGTTCGAGGTGATGACGGCGCCGGTGATCTTCCCTTGCAGCGCGCCGTCGAGCGTGGAGGGCGTGGTCACCCCCGCGAGCTCGCGCGCCGAGATCGTCTCGACGGAGTTAGCGAGGTTCTGCCGCTTGACGGACGAAGCGAGACCGGTCACGACGACCTCGTCGAGCCCGAGCAGGTCCTCCTCTAGCTGCACGTCGACGACGGCCTGCCCCTCCGGCACGGCGACCTCTTGCGTCCGGTAGCCAACGAACGTGTAGATGAGCGTGCGGTTGTTGATCGGTAGCGCGATCTGATAGCTCCCGTCGACGTTCGTGATCGTGCCGATCTGGGTGGCTTCGACGCGGATGTTGACGCCGGGTAGCGGCTCGCCGCTGTCGGCGTCCGTGACAGTACCGCTGATCTGCGTGGTCTGGGCGAACGCGGCGGGGCCTAGCAGCAAGGCCAGGAGCATCAGCCAGCGTGTGGGGTGGGAAGGCATCATCGTAGCGTGGGGTTTGGGGATGGGATAGCCACGCCAAAAGTAGGCCGCCCCCCGTTACCGAACAAGGGAATAATCCTGTACACGGACGGGGGAAGGCCCTAGTTACCTCACGTACTACGAGAAGTCACCGCTCCGAACACGAAAAGCCCCGCGCACGCCGAGGCGCACGCGGGGCAGGACAACCCTGGCGAGGTCATCCGGAGGGGACGTTGTGAGGGTACGGATCGCCCGTGCCAGCCCTGTGTCACGGGCCACCCACGCCCTCGCTAGTCCATCATCTTCCGCAAGAACGCGGGGATGTCCGTGTCATCCTTGCGGATGCGTTCGTTGCGCCGCTTGAAGTCCTCGGCCTGGAGGCGGCGGACATTTGCAGGGCGCTTCCGCGTGCTCTCCTCGTCGTCGCTCTCCGGCGCCATCGGCGGGGTGCGGCGCTCGAAGGCGGGCGTGTCGAGGTACTTCAGGTTGTCCTCGCCCTTGTAGCCCGGCGTGAGGTCGTCGGCGCCGAGCTTGACGGTGCGGCGGACGCGCTCGGCCTTGCCCCGCGCCGTGTCGAACCCGGTCGCGATGACGGTGACGCGGAGTTCGTCGCCCATGTCGGGGTCGATGACGGTGCCGAAGATGACCTCGGCCTCGTCGCCGGCGTCGCGCTGGATGACGGACGTGGCCTGCGTGGCCTCGCGGATGCCGAGGCTCTGGCCGGCCGTGATGTTCACGAGCACGTTGCGCGCCCCGGCGATCGAGACGCCGTCGAGGAGCGGGCTGGAGATGGCTTCGAGCGCGGCGCGCTCGGCGCGCTTCTCGCCCTGCGCCGTCGCCGAGCCCATGATCGCGGTGCCGCCGTCGGCCATCGTCGTCCGCACGTCCGCGAAGTCGAGGTTGATGAGGCCGTGGACCGTGATGAGGTCGGAGATGCCGCGCGTGGCGTTGTAGAGCACGTCGTCGGCCATCTCGAAGGCGGCCACGAGCGTGGTGTCGTCCTCGGCGATGTCGAGGAGCCGCTCGTTCGGGATGACGATGAGCGTGTCGACGGTCTCTTTGAGGAGGTCGAGGCCCTCGCTCGCGGACGACATCCGCTTGCGGCCCTCGCAGTCGAACGGCTTCGTGACGATGCCGACGGTGAGGATCCCCATCCGCTTGGCGATCGCGGCGACGACGGGCGCGCCGCCGGTGCCGGTGCCGCCACCCATGCCCGCGGTCACGAAGACCATGTCGGAGCCGGCAATCGCTTTCTCGATCTCGGAGCGGCTCTCCTCCGCCGCCTCCGCACCGACGAACGGGCGGGCGCCCGCGCCGAGCCCCTTCGTCAGCTCGCGGCCGACTTGGAGCTTGACGGGCGCTTTGTTCTGGCTCAGCGCCTGCGCGTCGGTGTTGATCGCGACGAACTCGACGCCGGTGATGCCTTTGCCGATCATGTTGTTGACGGCGTTACCGCCGCCGCCGCCGACGCCGACGACGGAAATCTTGGCCTTCTCTTTCGCTTCGGCGTCGAAGGCGAAACGGCTGCTAAAGTTGTTGTTCATAATGTCCCTCCGGGGAGTTTTACGCCAGGTTGTACTGCTGATCGTGTTGGTGAGTGGGGTGTGTGATGCGAGGCGTCGGGTGCCAGGGGCGACGGTGTGCCGCCCATCCCTCGGCCTTCTCCTGCGTTGTGATTACGTGGGTGTAGTGATTACGTGTGCGCAGGGGCGCAGCATGCTGCGCCCTTACAGTTCGTCGAACCAGCTCCGCATGCGGCCGGCGATTTTGGTGACGAGTGAGTCTCCGTCGCCGCCGTGACCGACGGTGAGGAGCGCGGACTCGGTGGTCTGGTGGCGGAGGCCGTAGAGCACGAGGCCCACGGCCGTGGAGTACATCGGGTCGGCGACTTCTTCGACGAGGCCGCCGGCGAGCCCGAGCGGCGTGCCGATCCGGGTCTCGACGCCGAGCACTTCGCTCGCGAGTTCGGCCGTGCCGGGGATGAGCGAGCCGCCGCCGGTGAGCACGACGCCAGCCGAGAGGTGCCGCCCGTAGCCGCTCCGCTTGATCTCGATGCCGACGATCTCCATGATCTCCTCCAGCCGAGGCTGGATGATCTGCGCGAGCGTGCTCTGCCCGATCGCCTTCTCCGGCCGCCCGCCGATGCCGGGGATCGTGATCTCCTGGTCTTCCTCGACGAGGTCGACGAGCGCGACGCCGAACTGCCGCTTCAGCCGCTCGGCCTGGTCGTCGAGGATGCCGAGGCCTTTGCGGAGGTCGTCGGTGACCTTGTTGCCGGCGACGGCGACGACGGCGGTGTGCCGGATCGTCTTGTCTTCGAAGACGGCGATGTCGGTCGTGCCGCCGCCGATGTCCACGAGCGCGACGCCGATCTCCTTCTCGTCGGGGTGGAGCACGGCGTAGGACGAGGCGAGCGGTTCGAGCACGATGTCGGCCACCTCGTACCCGGCCTTCTCGATGCAGCGGTAGACGTTCTTCGCCGCCGAGACGAGGCCTGTGATGATGTGGACGTTCGCTTCGAGCCGGATCCCGCTCATCCCGACGGGGTCGGCCACGCCGTCCTGCCCGTCGACGATGAACTCCTGCGGGATGACGTGGAGGATCCGCCGATCGGCGGGCATCGCGACGTGCTGCGTGTCTTCGAGCAGGCGGTCCACGTCGTGCTGCGTGATCTCGCCGGTGCGCGACGAGATCACGCCGCGGCTCTGGAAGCTCTGGATGTGGTCGCCCGCGATCCCGACGTAGACGCTGTGCGCCTCGACGCCGGCTGCGCGCTCGGCCTCGCCGATGGCCTCCTGCACGGCCGCCACCGTCTTGTCGATGTTCACGACGACCCCGCGGTTCAGCCCTTCGGAGAGCGCCACGCCGACGCCGAGCACGTTAATCCGGTCGAGTTCGTCAGCGGCGGCGACGACCGCGCACACCTTCGTCGTTCCGATGTCTACGCCGACTACGATGCGTTCATTCATGGTTGGATGGGTTGAGGGTCGTCGGGCGGGCGACGACGGATGATTATTCGCTGGTAACAATTTGACCGTCGAACCGGAGGTCGATCCGGCGGACGGGCGTGTCGGGGCGGGGGAGGACGGCCTGGTCCCAGAAAGCTTGGAGCTGGCCGAGCTTTTCGGCGAAGCCGCTGCGGCCGAGCGCAACGGGGATGGACGCGCCGCCGGGCGTGGGCGCCGTCGCGAGCGTGAAGCTGCCGTCCGCTGCCCGCTCGACCGACGAGACGAGCGCGTCGGTGGCGTCGGGCACGGCGGCGAGCACGGCGAGGAGGTCGAGCACGGCGGCGTCTTCGACGGGCTGCGTCGGCTGGTAGGCGGGGAAGCGGCCCTGGAAGAGGGGCACGTCGTAGGCGGCGCCCGCAGCGAGCGGCATCATGAAGCCCGCAGCGTCGAAGAAGTAGCTCGGCCGGCCGGCGCCGTCGAGCACGAGCGCGACCGGCACCCGCTCCGTCACGTCCACCGCGAGCGTGCCCGTCATCCAGCGCGTGACGCTCGCCTCGGCCACCCACGGGTGACGGCGGACGCGGTCGGCGAGGATCTCGGGGTCGAGGCTGAACAGGAACGCGGAGTCCGGCACGGCGGCGAGGTCGAGCACGGCGCTCGTGTCCGCGTGCACCGCGCCCGAGACGGTGACGGCCCGGACCGGCACTGTCGCCTGCCACCGCCATCCGACCACGCCAAGTGCGACGACGGCCCCGAGGCCGAGGAGAACGACGATCCGGCGGACGATCCGGCGGCGGCGCTGTTGCTGTTTCGTGTCGCGTGCCATCGCTCAGCCCTCCCCGTCGTTGAGGGTGGCCAGGAACGCTTCCCCGCTCTTCCAGATGTCGCCCGCGCCCATCGTGATCACGAGGTCGCCGGGCTTCACCACCTGCTGGAGGTATGTCGGCACGTCGGCTTTCTCGGGCACGAACCGCACGTCGCGGTGGCCGTAGCGCGAGGTGAGGTCGGCGAGCATCCGGCCGCTGACGCCGTCGATGGGCTCCTCGCGCGCGCCGTAGATCTCGGTCAGCACGAGCACGTCGGCGTCGAAGAACGCCCGCGCGAAGCCGTCCTGAAAGTCGCGCGTGCGCGAGTAGAGATGCGGCTGGAAGACGGCGACGACGCGGCGGTTCGGCCAGCCCTTCGCCGCGGCGTCGAGCGTCGCCTCGATCTCGGTCGGGTGGTGGGCGTAGTCGTCGATCACGATCACGTCGCCGGCCTCGCCCTTGATCTGGAAGCGCCGGTCGACGCCGGTGAAGCCGGCGAGGGCCTTTTGGATCTTCGCGAACGGGATGTCCAGTTCCAGCCCGACGCAGACGGCGGCGAGCGCGTTCTGCACGTTGTGGAGGCCGGGCACGCCGAGCGTCACCTCGCCGAGCGGCGTCGCCTCGCGGACGACGGTGAACCGCGTCACGGCCCCGTCCTGCACGAGCGACTCGGCGCGGACCTGCGCCTGCCGGCTCGTCCCGTACGTGATCACGCGGCGCTCGACGTCGCCGAGCACCTCGCGCACCTCGGCGTCGTCGAGGCAGAGGATGGCGGCGCCGAAGAAGGGGACGGAGTTGGCGAACTGGATGAAGGCGCCCTTGAGGTCGTCGAGATCCTTATAGATGTCGAGGTGGTCGGCCTCGATGTTCGTGACGACGGCGACAATCGGCGTGAGGCGGAGGAACGTGCGGTCGTACTCGTCGGCCTCGATGATGATGATGTCGCCCTCGCCGCTGACGGCGTTCGAGTCGAACACGGCGACTTTGCCGCCGACGATGATCGTCGGGTCGAACCCGCCCTCGCGCACGACGAGGCCGGTCATGCTCGTCGTCGTCGTCTTCCCGTGCGTGCCGGCGATGCCGACGCCGTACTTCGCGCGCATCAGCTCGCCGAGCATCTCGGCGCGGCGGATGAGCGGGATCCGGCGGCGCTCGGCCTCAACGGTCTCGGGGTTCTGGCCGGGCTTGACGGCGGAGGAGTAGACGACGACGTCGGCGTCGGTCACCTGCTCGGCGGCGTGGCCCTTGTGGATCGTCGCGCCGAGCGATTGGAGCCGCTCGGTGACGGGGCTCGCCTGGAGGTCGGACCCGCTCACGCGGTAGCCGCGCGCGAGGAGGACCTCGGCGATCGACGACATCCCGATCCCGCCGATGCCGACCATGTGGACGTTTTTGATCCGTCCGAAAGAGGCTTGCCTGCGCATCGCGTCGGTCATCGCGTCCCTCCGTGGGGTTGAGCGAGGGCGAGCACGGCCTCGGCGATCTCGCGCGCGGCGTCGGGCCGGCCGGTGGCGAGCGCGGCCCGCTCCATCGCGGCGAGCCGGCCGGCATCGTCGAGCAGGCCTTGCACGGTCGGCAGGAACTCGGCGGCGAGGCGGGGCTCGGGGAGGAGCACGGCGGCGCCGTTGTCGGCGAGAGCGCGGGCGTTTTTAGTCTGGTGGTCGGCCGTCACATTCGGGCTCGGGACGAGCACGGCGGGCGTGCCCGTCACGGCGAGTTCGCTGCACGTGATGGCGCCGGCACGGCAGACGGCGAGGTCGGCGGCGGCGTAGGCGTAGTCCATCCGGTCGAGGTACTGGAGCAGGCGGAGGCGCGGGTGCGCGGGCACCTGCTTTTCGAGTTCGTCGAAGTAGCGGCGGCCCGTCTGCCAGATCACCACGAGGGCTTCGTCGGCGAGGAGCGCGTCGAGGTTCGTGCGGAAGGCGTCGTTGATCGGCCCCGCACCGAGCGAGCCGCCCATCGCGAGGAGCACGCGCTGCCCGTCCGCGATCTCGAAGTGAGCGCGGGCCGCGTCGGCGTCGGCCTGCGTGAGGTCGCCGCGGACGGGGTTGCCGGTGAGGACGGCCTTCCCGGGGGGGAAAGACGAGCGTGCCGCTTCGAAGGCGATGAAGACGTGCTCGGCCCGCTTCGCCAGCAGCTTGTTCGTCGCCCCGGCGTAGGCGTTCTGCTCCTGGATCGCGAGCGGCACGCCGCGCAGCGTCGCCGCGAGGCCGACCGGCCCGGTGACGTAGCCGCCCGTGCCGACGACCACGTCGGGGTCGAAGCCGCCGATGAGCGTCCAGCTATCGCCGAGGCCTTTGGCGATTTTGAAGGGGAACGTGAGCAGCTTCGGCGAGAGCCCGCGCGGGAAGCCGACGGCGGTGACGGCGTGGATCGGATAGCCCGCCTTCGGGACCGCCTCCCACTCCATCCGGTCGCGCGTGCCGGCGAACGCGATCGCGGCGTCGGGCGCGAGGGCACGGACGGCGTCGGCGATCGCGATCGCGGGGTACACATGGCCGCCCGTCCCTCCGCATGCGAAGAGGATACGAGGGCTAGGGGCGGTGGGACGGGGGTCGCTGCTCATCGCTGGCTCGGGTCGGCGTGGCGGGAAACGTTGAGCAGCAGGCCGGCCATCACGCCGGTGGCGAGGAGCGAGGTGCCGCCGTAGGAGACGAACGGCATCGGGAGGCCGGTCACGGGCAGCAGCCCGCTCGCGACGCCCGCGTTGACGAAGCCGTAGAGCACGAGCGTCGCCGTGACGCCAACGGCGAGGAAGAGGCCGAGCGGGTCCGGCGCCTGCCGCGCGATGCGGAGGAACCCGCGGACGAGCACGATCACGAACGCGAAAAGCAGCAGCCCCGCCCCGACGAGCCCGTACTCCTCGGCGACGATCGCGAAGATGAAGTCGTTGTACGGCGCCGGGAGGAAGTCGCGTTGCACGGACTTGCCGGGGCCGACGCCGGTCAGCCCGCCCATCGCGATCGCGATCCGCGCCTGATTCGCCTGATAGCCCTCGTCCTGCGACGAGAAGACGGCGGCCTCTTCGGTGTGGTCGAACAGCTTGACGCCGAGGTACGCTTCGACGCGGGCCGCGCGGTTCGGCGAGGCCATGAGGAAGAGCGTCGCCGCGAGCATCCCGACCGCCGCCACGCCGCCGAGGTGGAGCATCCGCACGCGCCCGATCACCATCATCGCGCCGACCGCCATCGAGAGGATCGCCGCCGTCGAGAGGTCGTCGAGCCCGATGAGCGCGATCGTCGGGACGGTCCAGATCATGAGCGGGACGAAGCCGCGCTCGAACTCCTCGATGTAGGCCTGCTTCCGCGCGAGGAGCACGGCGACGTGGAGGATGAGCGCGACTTTGGCGAAGTCGGACGGCTGGAACGAGACGCCGCCGATCTCCAGCCACCGCTGCGCGCCGCCGAGCACGATCCCGCCGACCTGCACCGCCGCGAGGAGCCCGAGCGCGCCGATGAGGAACCACTTCGACGCCCGCGCCAGCCGCCGGTAGTCGAGCAGCGACACCACGCCGACGGCCGAGAGCGCGAGCCCCGTGCGGATGAGGTGCCGGAAGAGGAAGCTCTCCGTGTCGCCGCCCGACTTCGTCTCGGCCAGGAACGAGATCGCGCTGTAGACCGCAACCACGCCGAGCGCGGCCAGCCCGAGCACCGTCCACACGACGAGCTTGTCGGCGGGCCGGAGCGCGGCGGCGCGGGCTTTGATCTGAGAGGCGACGGTGGACACGGTTCGGGGTACGAGGTATGAGGTTGGGGGTGATGGAAGGTGGAGCGTGGAGTGAAGCAGAGGGTCGAGCCGGGCGGACTCCCGACTCCCGACCCCCGACTCACAACCCGTTCACGAGGCGCTTGAAGGTGTCGCCGCGGTCTTCGTAGTTCTTGTACATGTCGAACGAGGCGCAGGCGGGGCTGAGCAGGACGACGTCGCCCGGCTCGGCCATGAGGCGGGCGAACTGGATCGCCTCCTCCATCGTGTCGGCGCGGGCGGCGGCTTTGGCGAGGTCGCCGAGCTCGCGGAGCACCTTGTCCCCGCTCTCGCCGAGGCCGACGACGCCGCGGCAACGCTCGCGGACGAGGCCCTTGATGGGGCCGTAGTCGTTCCCCTTGTCCCGGCCGCCGGCGATGAGCACGATGGGCTGGTCGAAGCTCTCGAGCGCGTACCACACGGCGTTCACGTTCGTCGCCTTCGAGTCGTTGACGTACTTCACGCCGCTGACGTCGCGGACGGCTTCGAGCCGGTGCGGCACGCCCTCGAACGAAGCGAGGCTCTCGCGGACGACGTCGGACGAGATCTCCATCGCCCGGGCCGAAATCGCGGCGGCGAGCGAGTTGTAGAGATTGTGCCGTCCGCGGAGGGACAGGTCGTGAGTAGGCATGAGCACCTCTTCCATGGGATTCTGGTTGCCGTCGGCGACGGATGAAGTCAGGCGGAGAATGATGGATTCGCAGCCGTCGGGTCCGGTGCGCACGAAGGCGCCCCGGTCGAGCTCGTGCTCGATGCTGAAGGGATAGCCCGCCACGCCATGACGCGCAGCGGCACGCTCGGCGTGCTCGCGCACGAGCTCGTCGTCGTGGTTGTAGACGAGAACGTCACCGGCCCGCTGGTTCTCGAAGATTCGGAATTTGCTCTGCGCGTACTGGTCGAAGTCATGGTCGTACCGGTCCAGGTGATCGGGCGTGACGTTGAGCGAAACGCTAACACGGGGGCGGAACTGGTCGATGTGGTCGAGCTGGAAGCTGGACACCTCCAGCACGACCGTCGTCCCCTCCTCACATTCGCCGACGCGATCGGCGAAGGCGGTGCCGATGTTGCCGGCGACGACGAGGGGCCGCTGGGCTGTGCGAACCACGTGGGCGACGAGCGAGGTCGTGGTGGTCTTCCCGTTGCTCCCGGTGATGGCGACGATCGGCGCATCGCAGAACCACGACGCCACTTCGATCTCGGAGTACACCGCGAGGCCTTTTCCGAGCGCCTGCTGCACGAGGTCCGACTGCGTCGGCACGCCGGGCGAGATCGCGACGAAGTCGGCATCGAGCGCGCGCTCGGTGTGGCCGCCGTCTTCCCACGTCACGCCCGCCGCGTCGAGCGCGGCGCGGGCGTCAGCGTCGATCTCGCCGCGCTCGGTGAGAAACACCGTCGCGCCGCGCGCCGCGAGCAGCTTCGCCACGGCGAGGCCGCTGCGCGCAGCCCCGATCACGGTCACCGTTTTGTTTTGGACGTCGTGGGTCATCGTGGGGGCAACCGTAGAGACGCAGCATGCTGCGTCTGTACACGTCGCGTTTGCCTGTCGAAGGCGGAAGTCATCGGATGCGGAGAACGAGGAGGGTGGCGATCACGAGCATCGCCGTCACGATCCAGAAGCGGACGACGATCTTCGCCTCGTGGACGCCGAGCGCCTCGTAGTGGTGGTGGAGCGGGGCCATCTTGAAGACGCGCTTGCCCTCGCCCGTCGTGCGCTTGGTGTACTTGAAATAGACCGTCTGAATGATCACCGAGAGCGTCTCGACGAAGAAGATGGCGCAGAGCACGGGCAGCAGCAGCTCCTTCTTGATCATGAGGGCGAGCGTCCCGATCGCGGCGCCGAGCGCGAGCGAGCCGGTGTCGCCCATGAAGACCTGCGCGGGGTAGCCGTTGTACCAGAGGAAGCCGAAGCACGCCGCCGCCATCGCCGCGGCGAAGACCGTCAGCTCGCCCGTCTGCGGGAGGTAGATGTCGTTGACGAAGTCGGCGAGGTTCACATTCCCCGTGATGTAGCAGAGCCCGATCAGCCCGATCGCGACGAAGGCGCTCGTCCCCGTCGTCAGCCCGTCGAGCCCGTCGGTGATGTTGACGGCGTTCGAGACGGCGGTGACGATGAATACGACGATCGGGATGTAGATCAGCCAGCCGATGTCGAAGCCGACGATGGGGCTGAGGAAGTCGTAGTCGAACGTGCCGTCGGCGATGAAGGGGAGGCTCGAGAGCGTGTTCGTCTCGCGGAGCGTGGGGAGGAAGTAGAGCATCGCGCCGAGGAAGAGCCCGAGCGTCGTCTGCCCGCCGATCTTGACCCATTCGTTGACGCCCTGCTTGTTCTTCATCACGACCTTGATGTAGTCGTCGGCGAAGCCGATCGCGCCCATCCAGAGGGTCGCGAGGAGGATGAGGAGGATGTAGGGATTCGTGAGGTCGCCCCAGAGCAGCGTCGCGCCGCAGAGCGCGAGGATGATGATGACGCCGCCCATCGTCGGCGTGCCGGCCTTGTGCTCGTGGCTGACGGCGCCGGCGTCGA contains:
- the murC gene encoding UDP-N-acetylmuramate--L-alanine ligase produces the protein MTDAMRRQASFGRIKNVHMVGIGGIGMSSIAEVLLARGYRVSGSDLQASPVTERLQSLGATIHKGHAAEQVTDADVVVYSSAVKPGQNPETVEAERRRIPLIRRAEMLGELMRAKYGVGIAGTHGKTTTTSMTGLVVREGGFDPTIIVGGKVAVFDSNAVSGEGDIIIIEADEYDRTFLRLTPIVAVVTNIEADHLDIYKDLDDLKGAFIQFANSVPFFGAAILCLDDAEVREVLGDVERRVITYGTSRQAQVRAESLVQDGAVTRFTVVREATPLGEVTLGVPGLHNVQNALAAVCVGLELDIPFAKIQKALAGFTGVDRRFQIKGEAGDVIVIDDYAHHPTEIEATLDAAAKGWPNRRVVAVFQPHLYSRTRDFQDGFARAFFDADVLVLTEIYGAREEPIDGVSGRMLADLTSRYGHRDVRFVPEKADVPTYLQQVVKPGDLVITMGAGDIWKSGEAFLATLNDGEG
- the murG gene encoding undecaprenyldiphospho-muramoylpentapeptide beta-N-acetylglucosaminyltransferase; translation: MSSDPRPTAPSPRILFACGGTGGHVYPAIAIADAVRALAPDAAIAFAGTRDRMEWEAVPKAGYPIHAVTAVGFPRGLSPKLLTFPFKIAKGLGDSWTLIGGFDPDVVVGTGGYVTGPVGLAATLRGVPLAIQEQNAYAGATNKLLAKRAEHVFIAFEAARSSFPPGKAVLTGNPVRGDLTQADADAARAHFEIADGQRVLLAMGGSLGAGPINDAFRTNLDALLADEALVVIWQTGRRYFDELEKQVPAHPRLRLLQYLDRMDYAYAAADLAVCRAGAITCSELAVTGTPAVLVPSPNVTADHQTKNARALADNGAAVLLPEPRLAAEFLPTVQGLLDDAGRLAAMERAALATGRPDAAREIAEAVLALAQPHGGTR
- a CDS encoding putative peptidoglycan glycosyltransferase FtsW; this translates as MSTVASQIKARAAALRPADKLVVWTVLGLAALGVVAVYSAISFLAETKSGGDTESFLFRHLIRTGLALSAVGVVSLLDYRRLARASKWFLIGALGLLAAVQVGGIVLGGAQRWLEIGGVSFQPSDFAKVALILHVAVLLARKQAYIEEFERGFVPLMIWTVPTIALIGLDDLSTAAILSMAVGAMMVIGRVRMLHLGGVAAVGMLAATLFLMASPNRAARVEAYLGVKLFDHTEEAAVFSSQDEGYQANQARIAIAMGGLTGVGPGKSVQRDFLPAPYNDFIFAIVAEEYGLVGAGLLLFAFVIVLVRGFLRIARQAPDPLGLFLAVGVTATLVLYGFVNAGVASGLLPVTGLPMPFVSYGGTSLLATGVMAGLLLNVSRHADPSQR
- the murD gene encoding UDP-N-acetylmuramoyl-L-alanine--D-glutamate ligase — protein: MTHDVQNKTVTVIGAARSGLAVAKLLAARGATVFLTERGEIDADARAALDAAGVTWEDGGHTERALDADFVAISPGVPTQSDLVQQALGKGLAVYSEIEVASWFCDAPIVAITGSNGKTTTTSLVAHVVRTAQRPLVVAGNIGTAFADRVGECEEGTTVVLEVSSFQLDHIDQFRPRVSVSLNVTPDHLDRYDHDFDQYAQSKFRIFENQRAGDVLVYNHDDELVREHAERAAARHGVAGYPFSIEHELDRGAFVRTGPDGCESIILRLTSSVADGNQNPMEEVLMPTHDLSLRGRHNLYNSLAAAISARAMEISSDVVRESLASFEGVPHRLEAVRDVSGVKYVNDSKATNVNAVWYALESFDQPIVLIAGGRDKGNDYGPIKGLVRERCRGVVGLGESGDKVLRELGDLAKAAARADTMEEAIQFARLMAEPGDVVLLSPACASFDMYKNYEDRGDTFKRLVNGL
- the mraY gene encoding phospho-N-acetylmuramoyl-pentapeptide-transferase, whose translation is MLYHLLQWLEVTYEPPGFQVFNFITVRASLAAVTALAIALFAGKKIIRFLRARQLGETIREGVDAGAVSHEHKAGTPTMGGVIIILALCGATLLWGDLTNPYILLILLATLWMGAIGFADDYIKVVMKNKQGVNEWVKIGGQTTLGLFLGAMLYFLPTLRETNTLSSLPFIADGTFDYDFLSPIVGFDIGWLIYIPIVVFIVTAVSNAVNITDGLDGLTTGTSAFVAIGLIGLCYITGNVNLADFVNDIYLPQTGELTVFAAAMAAACFGFLWYNGYPAQVFMGDTGSLALGAAIGTLALMIKKELLLPVLCAIFFVETLSVIIQTVYFKYTKRTTGEGKRVFKMAPLHHHYEALGVHEAKIVVRFWIVTAMLVIATLLVLRIR